CTGAATCCTggttcttttgtctttcttcaggAAAATGAAGTTATAGAGGTTACCATTTGTTTTCTTCTCATCCTCTCTAATCCCTCCTTTATGCACCTGCTAGAAGTTATCTTCCTTATTCTTAAATCTGattataggataatagatttgaactggaaaggccaTTTTAGGTTATCTAGTTCAGtctcattacagatgaggaaactatagttaagggatttgcctatAATCAATACAGGTAGTAAATAATGAGAGTTGGGATTTAAACTTAGCAGTGTTTCCGTTGCCATCCTGTTCTTGTCACATCTGTAATCAGATCTCTTTAGTACCTCCCTGTTTTTCTATATGAATAAGGTTCATAGTCCTTAGCCTACCATCCCAGACCCTCTATCATCTAGTACCCCCAAATTGGACTACTCACTATGCTCTGTATACTATTTCCcatgctttctttcctttcactgcCTTTGTTCTAGCTGTTTCCAATCCCCATATTGCCTTCTGGGTTTGTttctattcatcttttaaaaagccAAACTCAAATGCCACTTTCAGGAAGACATTCTGAGGTACAGCCTTCCTTCTTACCCCCCGGTAGCtagtgaaatattttctccttgaatactattttgctcataCTTCTCTTATGCATTTAAGTATTTTGTATTAGTGTGGTACATCTAAGAGATTAAGTTTATTGAGAGCAGGGCTCATATCTTATCTAAATCACCTGACTCAAgcaaaaccagattaaaatgcagcTCCTGATTTTAATGttgatgttttatttaaaaacatatagagtgggcagctggttggctcagtggattgagagctaggcctagagacgggaggtcctaggttcaaatcttgtctcagacacttcttagctgtgtgaccctgggcaagtcacttaatcctcattgcctacccttaccactcttctgccttggagccaatacacagtattgactccaagatggaaggtaagggtttaaaaaaaaaaaaagataaaaacatatagaaatgtgtgcttttctaagtcaatatgcagcatGCAGGGATCCTAATGTAAGATTTACAggtctccatttctatttggttTGACACCACTACTCTATACTCAGTATGTTTGGTTGAATCTAATTGAAACTTGAGCCTCTCTGGTCACCTCTTTAGGTGTTACTGGGAGATTCCAACATGACCAAGAAGTGGCTTTCTGATCCTGGTAGTCCAGGTTCCTGGATTAGGTATCTAGGCATCTAAGTAGCTGGGTATTTAAGTCAGCTGGAAGGTTAAGAAGTCAAAGGATATctattataaaactaaaaaaggcCTCAAAAGAGTAGACCAACTAGATAAAATATCACGAATATGCCAGATCACTTTTGTACTCACTAGGGGTCCTGGAAAGACCTTCTTATTCACTTATACAAAGTTTAAGAGTTTGAAGATACTTTAACAGTAATATAGTTCCaggatatatttatattcttattgaAAGGAAGCAGTTTTTAAAAGTGACCAGAGCAATATTGACATCCAGGTCTCCATTTCCAGAGGTAAATTATACAGActtcttgttctctttttattGCGGCCTGCTTTTGGCCAAACTAGCTTGTCATACCACTAGCTGGTTTTAGAATAAGGAAAAGAGGCAAATCTCAATTTTACTAATTAGGTTTTCTAATCAAAGTTCTGCTAAAGAAAGAGGTCAAAGGTGAGTCAAAGCAAGAAGTTTCATGTTATCCCAGGCTTCTGAATATCCAAATTTTTCTTACGAGGCACAGAAAAATGGAGATGTTACTCTAAACATCAGGTTTTTAATGAAGTAGAAAGTCCTAGATAGGGTCAGAACACTTTAGGTCCAGTCCTAGATCAGCTGATCTCATTCAGGGGCTTAGTTTCCTtgggttttatattttataccgGAGAGATAAGAAtagttttcacattttaaaataaagttttattgtattaaaaatggaaaaaaatcattcttacCTCACCAGAAAGAAGTTCAGAATGGGTTTTGTTTGGGGGCTATAATGTGCTGACCCTTGAACTAAACTCTTCAAAGTCCCTTCAGAtaaaacattctatgattctgtcaTCTGAAAGGAATTGGCTTGTTTCCACAGGAACACATCCATAAGCCCTGAAGCACCTTCAACTACTGCTGTACTATCTGGTCAACAGATGTTGTTTTAGCTTTCCAAAAAGGCACAGGAAGGCGTGGAATGACTTCTTTATTAGATAACCCTAGACAAGAAGATTTTAACGGCCCTAAACTCCCCCTAAAATACCATATGTCCTCTTTATATCATCATAGTCTTTGCACTGAGATACACAGCAATGATAGCAGGGCTCCCTTTTAAAGCTtagtattaaatattaaatatttttctttcactttaattTTACATTACTCTGCTGGGAGGATACggtagggagagggaggaatTAAAACAAGTTAGATGAAGCCTGGACACATTTCATGATTAACCGGGCTTGGTAAAATTGGGTGGCTTTGTTCCTACTGCTGTATATGCAGATCCAGGCCCTGGAAAGTTGGGACCAAGTTATGGTTGTTTTCAAAAGTGTGCTATGAAAAGAGTGGACAGTTCTAAACCAGCTTACAAAGTAGGAATGAGGGACCATTTTCTTCCAGAAACAGAATTTCTGAAGAGACCCAGTTCTTTAGttatttccaaaatgattggagaAAAGAGGGTAGAAGATGGAATCTCAAGATGAGTTTCAAAATACTGTCCATATGAGGCGATTGTGGTTGCTGttctgaggagggagaggaatgaCTAGGCAAGCCATCCGCTCTAGTCCTAGCTATGGAAATTGAGAGTTGACAGCCCATAAGGTGTAAGAGTGGGCTGAGGCTCAGTTGGTATGGAATTTTACTAAGGTTTCTTCCAGAAACAGacaactcaagtcttcctttcACTTCAGcaaagaaatagtttttaaaaagcacttggGAAGCTCCTCCTCCATCCCTGTAGTGGGTGGGCTCAGAGAAGGGAGTCATCAGTGCAGCCTCCTTCAAGGCCATAACGGAATTCCTGAAGGTTAGAGACGCCATAAAAGTGGACAAAAGCTGCTGCCACCACCAGGACATGGAAGATCTGATGTGACTGGAACTGCAGAAAGTAGAGAGAGACTATTAGTTAAAGGCACAGACAGTTTAGATGTAAAAATTGGTTTTTGACCAAAAGACTGATTACCTTTATCTCTCAAGACTCTTTACTTAGCTTTAGAGTCAGTCAAATTCTCATGTCAATGATTAGAGCAATCATTCCTTACCCATATATCAAATTTGCCAGGAAAGAAGCGTTCGGGGATTCGGGCAGCATACAGCCCAGCTCCAGTGATGTACATCACAGCCATGAGAAAGAACCACCCCATCTGGCCCACTGTTGTGGCCTTGACAAAGCCTTCTGCAATAGTGAAGTGCATGGTGGGCACAACCCCACTCAAACCAAGTCCCAAGAACACACctaagggaagaaggaaacagatatAATACTATGTatcatttaatcaataaaatCCCTACATATGTGCAAAGATTTTCACTAGGTGTCTTACAGCAGAAATCTAAAAATGTCAATAGCAGTTAGCGGGTTATATGTACTGGTTGCtaaattttacacacacacacacacacaatggtgTGAGCAGAAAAAGTTGATTTCAAAGCAAATTTGGATGAGGATGAATCTAGGTACCCTTTGTTTTTCAAGAACTTCCAAGGACACATTATTTTCCCCAGAGATATATTTTAGTCTCCTCTCTCACTGTTCTGTTCAGAAACATGCAGATGTAAATATTAGATGTTTTACCCAAAGTCACTCTCCAATTATTAAATATGGCACCTAGATTTCCTGGTTTGGGCCTACTTTAGTTATCAGTGGGTCATTTGGCTGCAAAATCCAGGGCAGAAAAAGGCCATGTTTGATTGTTTTCAATTACTACAGAGAGGAGGAACTTTAAAGGTTATGATATCCTggacatatatccatatattcaAACAAAGGATAATAGCTAGTAAGATATGTATAGTACAGCAGTAAAGACAAGAGTTTGATACACAGAAGTTATTTAAGAAGACTAATCATACAGAAGGTTGATGTTAATTGCCATTGTAACTTCTGGTAATGACAAGACACAAAGGTGTTTAGCTGTGAGACTACCACTTCAGTTACTAATGTTTGCTTTCATACCTTTTTGTTCATGGAACTCAAGATTATAGTCAAGCTTTCTAACATGCTGTGACGCAGCTCTGGatacattaattttaaccttttgGTCTTCTGAGATGGTTCTTTCCTTACCACTTTAAACAAGAATGTTTAAGAATCCACATATATCCTTCTAAGCTGCTTTACTAGCTCCCCATGATCAGCAGAACAATCCTCAACTAGCCTAATCCagtggcccgtgggccagatgcagcccccccaaatgttctatccagctgcacgacattattcctaatttgacgaatacaatgagttacagtacaatgaaacttcgaaagagttgccttagaaacagactgacagatgagcatttcctttcctttggccccctctttaaaaagtttgcccatcactggcctaatcTATTTctttaccaattacacataataacaaatttatacacgttttcccaagttatataaTTGAACTTATCTcatgtcttcctttctcttcccctttctggtgctggcaggcaattctatctgagttatacatatattatcatacaaaacatatttccatattgttcagttttgtaagtgaataatcttataaaaccaaaacccccaaatatatacccaaataaacaagtgaaaaatcgtctactttcatctgcattttgactctagcagttctttctctggagatggacagcattttgtgtcttaagtccctcagaactgttttgggggagcagctgggtagctcagtggattgagagccaggcctagagacaggaggtcctaggttcatatctgacctcagacacttcccagctgtgtgaccctgggcaagtcacttgactcccattgcctacattaccactcttctgccttggagcagaaCACACAGTATtaacttcaagacagaaggtaagggcctaaaaataaataaataaaaaagaattgttttggattatattgctgataatagcaatcacagttgatcattccacaatattgctgttactatgtacaatgttctcctgattctgtgaATAGCCTAATCTAAAAGcaaaaggcagttaggtggctcagtgaatagagcactgagcctagagccaggaagacttgagcaaAATCCAGCTGAGACacaatagttgtgtgaccctgggcaagtcacttaacctatttgtcttacactggagaaggaaatggcaagccattctagtatccttgccCAGAAAAAtgcatggacagtatggtccacggggtcatgaagagttagacacgaAAGAACAAGAAGTCAGAAGAACATTCTAAATGGGAGAAATGCAAGTGTCTTTTTTGCTATGTGACACTAAATTTCCTGTTTCCAGATTTCTACAAAAAAGTTGTTTCTGCTCTTATACTTTTCCCAATTTTACATAATCTTCCCTACCTGcttaaaattctaaaaagaacAATTCTACTACCTTTGACTGAAAAGGTCTAAGGACTTCAAAACTCACTTGCTTTGCCTTGAGTGATGGTCACATATATTACCAGATTTTAAAGGCATACTAAATTTTACCTTGAAAATTCATTATAGTTCAGAAGTCCTCAAAGTAGATTCAGGGCTCACCTGGGATTCCAAGTCTAAGACAGGAGGACCCAAAACTGAAGCCCCAGAGGTCCAAATGAATCCCTAAGCCCGTATTGGCGAATCTATGGCATGAGTGGCAGAGGgggctcctcccctccccaattccatgcaactgaggacattcctcctTTCACCTGTCCCTCCCATCTGGGGTAAGGGGGGCACCTCCCATGTGGCTCAAGGGTTGGAGTTTGTgcactcagtctctaaggtctcttaaaAGGTTCACCTTCACTGCCCTAAGGCGACCCTTTGCTCTCCTGGGTTTACAATAGATTTGCCTCACCTGCTCTTGTTTGCCGGTGTTTGGGTGTGGCAAACCGGTCCCACTGGGCTACAATGATGGCAGAGATGCCCAGGACACAGACAATGGAGAGGTAGATGAGCCGTGGCTGTGGAGAGCAGTAGAACGAGTAATAGAGCCAGGGGACAAAGCTCCCCATGATCAGCAGAGCAATCCCTGAATAGTCCAATCTAAACACaagtcagaaagacaagagaaatcAAATGGGAGAAATCTGAGCATCTCTTTTTCTATGTGACCGGTTGTAGTTCCTGTTTCCAGATTTCTTCTACAGCTTATTACCCTTTGGGCTGGTCTCATCCTTTTTGCAGTCTTAGACAACTGACTCTAGCCTCTGAAATCCAAAAGGTACAATGTTTCTACTTCAGACTGAAAAGGTTTGGGACTACAAAACTTGGTTTCTTTCTcttagacttttctttttttaaacttctaccatccatcctggaatcaatactatgtattagttccaagagcattaagggctaggcaattgggattaagtgacttgcccagggtcacacagctaggaagtgtctgaggtcacatttgaatctaagacctcttgtctctaggcctggctctcagtacagtgagctacccagctgcccctacccttAATCTTTAactatatttcttatttatctagaGGGTGCTTCAAATTTATAGGCTCTGGCCAAAACCCAGTCAGATTTGAGCACATTTTCACCAATCCCCTGAAAACAACTCCTAACTTCTGTAGGTTTtagccctaaaaaaaaaaaaaaaaaatcccaagagtAGAAAGAGTTATATCATTGAACTGACAGACATATGAGGCTTCCAGAGCTGTGTGGGTGGCAGAGATAAACTTACAAGGAGCACTGACAAATGGAAACATAGAAATGACCACACCCTGCTCAGGGACCAAATCAATAGGTTAAGTTATCACTGGGTACAAGGTCAGGGAAAACTGCTTGAGTTGACAGGGATGGATCATACCTTCTGACTGCAGGCAGAAAACTCCACAAAAAGTACCATTTGTTGACAAGGCCACAAAAAGTTTTTGTGAAGAGCCAGAGAAAAAAGTGTCATCACCCTACCACCCTTAGTAAAATTTTCTAGCTACAAGGAAGAATTTGTGGTGCCCATAAAGCAGGCCGAGAAACTCAGGGGCCTCTAAAAATGGACTTTTGACTCACTTGGAAAATGTCCGAGAGACTTTTTCTGAATGACAATAGACGGTGTGAAAGAGCCAGGAGAAGCTGAGGCAGAGCACAGCACCCAGAAAAAACATCCCAAAAACCACTTTCTCCTGCAGAGGGGCCATGAAGTACATATTTGGTCTGAGCATGGTCAAGATTCCCAAAAACAGAAACAGCACAAAACCTGTGGGAAGAACAACCAATGAATGAAAGCCTGGGTCTCGCTGGTATGGAGCATGTTCTATCACCATCTAACTTAAAAAGAAACAGTTTGAAAGACAGTGATCTAAGGGTCTGAGGGGGATCTGCCACCTAAATTTTCAGGAAGAATTATGTTAATATTTGTGGGAAAAGGGCACTATTTCAAGTGGAGTAACTCTGCCtaaatcttttgttttaaaataaagctataaagaattagaagaaaggTTATACACCTCAACATTTAGTACCCTCCAGAGGCCATTTGGTCAAAACTGTTGGGTTCTGCCTCAGGCACTATCCTGTCTGtgcaatcttgggcaagtctatgaacctttctgggtctcagtttctctattttcCCTATTACTGCCGGGGATACCACCAACTAGGCTCtaaacctaggtgtcatcctcctCAGTCTTTCTCATCACCCAAAGGTCTTGTCAAGTCTACTTTAACATCTCTTGTTACATACTCCCCTTTCTATCCTCTGACACTctctatcacctcacacctggtcAGTACTGCAATAGTCTTCTGGTTGTTCTGCCTCACTAAGCCAtaaaagtaatcttcctaaaacacagtcCTGACCATATCATCTTCCCCCTCttaattcaataaactccagtggctccccctttacctctaggatcaaatgcaaaatctcTTTGGCtttgaaagtcctttataatcTGGCCTCTTCCTCACTTCCCCTGTCTTTTCCTACCTATTTTGTGATCCAAAGACACTGGCCTCCTTATTTCACTTGATTA
The window above is part of the Gracilinanus agilis isolate LMUSP501 chromosome 4, AgileGrace, whole genome shotgun sequence genome. Proteins encoded here:
- the ADIPOR1 gene encoding adiponectin receptor protein 1: MSSSKGSAVGPGNGAPASNRETDTVELAELGPLLIEKGKRMTPSSTKVEEEQTCPVPQEEEEEVRVLTLPLQAHHAMEKMEEFVYKVWEGRWRVIPYDVLPDWLKDNDYLLHGHRPPMPSFRACFKSIFRIHTETGNIWTHLLGFVLFLFLGILTMLRPNMYFMAPLQEKVVFGMFFLGAVLCLSFSWLFHTVYCHSEKVSRTFSKLDYSGIALLIMGSFVPWLYYSFYCSPQPRLIYLSIVCVLGISAIIVAQWDRFATPKHRQTRAGVFLGLGLSGVVPTMHFTIAEGFVKATTVGQMGWFFLMAVMYITGAGLYAARIPERFFPGKFDIWFQSHQIFHVLVVAAAFVHFYGVSNLQEFRYGLEGGCTDDSLL